Proteins found in one Ptychodera flava strain L36383 chromosome 3, AS_Pfla_20210202, whole genome shotgun sequence genomic segment:
- the LOC139129473 gene encoding arginine and glutamate-rich protein 1-like, with protein sequence MLAGDYDATIPGVYGEDNIPSASSNKEIIPLLKQLLAMLERGAHFTLMLGGEGQGDTNININRGGATFPDLGRNIVRGDINLLNVSKSGDKVTSPLLQSSADSDDRKLRDGKSKLQVQQGPGSMMTDAERTRLAKTLAEKHTIEIVNLENETSNDEIKDINAIIQDSEKKKEQGLKQMQKELREKLSRAKSDDERARIIAEYADQVQRLSEKLEKEKQEQLTRLRQQMRDRRKRRKEDLHRQQVAEAKREGLTEDNVPEMTKPTDDELDSDLRRLAESQEKLLAELQSQYAEDMQKAADAEESGMFWMRIWRPG encoded by the exons ATGCTTGCCGGCGACTACGACGCCACCATTCCGGGCGTGTACGGAGAGGACAACATTCCCTCAGCCTCCTCAAACAAGGAGATCATACCCCTGCTGAAGCAGCTACTGGCAATGCTGGAGAGGGGGGCTCACTTCACCCTCATGTTGGGTGGGGAGGGTCAGGGAGACACCAACATCAATATCAACCGAGGG GGTGCGACTTTTCCTGATCTGGGACGCAATATCGTGCGTGGCGATATCAACTTGCTGAATGTCTCCAAATCCGGAGACAAGGTCACGTCACCGCTGCTGCAGAGCTCAGCAGACTCTGATGACAGAAAACTCAGAG acggtaagagtaAGCTTCAGGTGCAGCAAGGTCCAGGGTCCATGATGACGGATGCCGAGAGAACCAGACTGGCCAAGACCCTGGCTGAGAAACacaccattgaaattgtcaacTTGGAAAATGAGACATCAAATGATGAAATCAAAGACATCAATGCCATCATTCAG GATTCTGAGAAGAAAAAGGAGCAAGGACTGAAACAGATGCAGAAGGAACTGAGAGAGAAACTAAGCAGAGCCAAATCGGATGATGAACGAGCCAGAATCATTGCCGAGTATGCAGATCAG GTTCAAAGGCTCTCTGAGAAGCTGGAGAAGGAGAAACAGGAACAGCTGACAAGACTCCGGCAGCAGATGAGAGACAGACGCAAGAGACGTAAAGAAGATCTGCACAG ACAACAAGTCGCTGAAGCCAAGAGAGAGGGGCTGACTGAAGACAACGTCCCTGAGATGACAAAGCCAACTGATGATGAACTTGACAGTGACCTCAGGAGACTGGCCGAGTCACAGGAGAAGCTGCTCGCCGAGCTGCAGTCCCAGTATGCTGAAGACATGCAAAAG GCTGCCGATGCAGAGGAGAGCGGGATGTTCTGGATGCGGATATGGAGGCCAGGATGA
- the LOC139129472 gene encoding calponin homology domain-containing protein DDB_G0272472-like — translation MAEHEANQEKLKLKLDSQKDQQKNALMAKLAAKKRLRQEVKVEDAVHKELNHVSKQQVTTKALAGGEEGGKAIDDINASLESEEIKNKLKTLQENQIDRQAELEVKHLEDEEKIKRDIEADGEKANKEIDSEMDDEKKRLIAQRDAEFQKEMMLKRKQMGEEEYERLMEQHRLEMARLADNMEQEKMRQKKVLEDRLAERRKRQIASLKDKQEAEMGRELAKQQMEREQVLEKQMRGKERGAIQEEAKEGGGSVEQMVYRVLRQRHLKETVNQEEQMKRDRAAAIAEARSKMADQRQTEREKLLAAQQQEIMDLLTNPGDMTEEELADRKEDLLRQHKKQLSDFDKITAQKIEQAEKDILPGLDVKHAHERLALKEKQLRELADAMRDMSPAEEELVKKYTDEANKAAAEAKRFRETKMRELKDQMERIKAEKRKQDEDRRRKMQEELKALEDDIQRQALKDEQRLKEREAEREQLRQQQKEEREKRLKAELAGESDEAKKR, via the exons ATGGCGGAGCACGAGGCAAACCAGGAGAAACTGAAATTGAAGCTGGACTCACAGAAAGACCAACAGAAGAACGCTCTGATGGCAAAACTGGCCGCAAAGAAACGCCTCCGCCAAGAGGTCAAAGTTGAAGATGCAGTTCACAAGGAATTGAACCACGTCAGCAAACAACAG GTCACAACAAAG GCTTTGGCAGGCGGAGAGGAAGGTGGTAAGGCCATTGATGACATCAACGCCTCTCTAGAGTCGGAAGAGATTAAGAATAAACTCAAGACACTGCAG GAGAACCAAATTGATCGACAAGCTGAGCTGGAGGTAAAACATCTTGAAGATGAAGAGAAAATCAAGAGAGACATTGAAGCAGATGGGGAAAAAGCCAACAAGGAGATCGACTCGGAAATGGATGATGAGAAGAAGCGGCTGATAGCCCAGAGGGATGCAGAGTTTCAGAAGGAGATGATGTTGAAGAGAAAACAGATGGGTGAGGAGGAGTATGAGAGGTTGATGGAACAGCACAGACTGGAG ATGGCACGCCTTGCGGACAATATGGAACAGGAAAAGATGAGACAGAAGAAAGTATTGGAAGACAGACTAGCCGAGAGGAGGAAGAGGCAGATAGCCAGCCTCAAGGACAAACAGGAAGCTGAAATGGGCAGGGAATTGGCCAAGCAACAGATGGAGAGAGAACAGGTTCTGGAAAAACAG ATGAGGGGCAAAGAACGAGGAGCAATCCAAGAGGAGGCTAAAGAAGGAGGAGGCAGCGTAGAGCAGATGGTCTACAGAGTCTTGAGACAGAGACATCTCAAAGAAACTGTCAATCAG GAGGAGCAAATGAAACGTGACAGAGCAGCAGCCATAGCAGAGGCCAGGTCCAAGATGGCCGACCAGAGACAAACAGAGCGTGAGAAACTCCTGGCCGCCCAACAGCAGGAAATAATGGACCTGTTGACCAACCCAGGTGATATGACGGAAGAGGAGTTAGCTGACAGAAAAGAGGACCTCCTTCGCCAACACAAG AAACAACTGTCAGACTTCGACAAGATAACCGCACAGAAGATTGAACAGGCTGAGAAGGACATTCTGCCCGGCCTGGATGTGAAACACGCTCATGAGAGGCTGGCTTTGAAAGAGAAACAGCTGAGAGAGCTGGCAGATGCCATGAGAGATATGTCGCCTGCAGAAGAG GAACTGGTCAAAAAGTACACTGATGAGGCTAACAAGGCGGCGGCAGAAGCCAAAAGGTTCCGAGAAACCAAGATGAGAGAACTGAAGGATCAGATGGAAAGAATCAAAGCAGAGAAACGAAAACAAGATGAAGACAGGAGAAGAAAGATGCAAGAGGAACTCAA GGCCCTGGAGGACGATATTCAGAGACAGGCACTGAAGGACGAACAGCGATTGAAAGAGCGAGAGGCCGAGCGTGAACAACTGCGTCAGCAACAGaaggaagagagagagaagcGTCTCAAGGCGGAACTTGCCGGAGAAAGCGACGAGGCAAAGAAAAGGTAA
- the LOC139129474 gene encoding uncharacterized protein translates to MKAWDEAQRKEQAKQNAETMRKLRARRNKKQRAELAKIEQAHSNADEVSSRQELDQLNIIQAKSAADLNRSNNDSLRPDDPALWNKKDESKDGLEGGVPRGVSDDWMTTLMNSPLYQQLVEMEEMLKRNAGDGAIGSGVYGSINDPFLDIKDAQWMCHGELTPLDINGITPSQFVIYRFGVFLLRMLRHLVRTPEVTLLLASNLPPNNYDRNMFRNSFFYQHAQNILFVRQERLESVGEFIMVVLHCIAHIKVGDLTDDRNPLFLREFFKLMNIVCQDMFFSRSRTTPAASHLTGLPLTSSKTALETAFRHTKSSDDKANVVGELVNVKVQVPSQGEFGSSNISERTADFQQQTTNARLREFLANHGGAKMSGDYVAGRIGELKGEQPKEGPTKRPPVKKRSSGLKSPKELLTMQINQMESQLDNLNTQVAKVLSDIQSVSEGISRAETTPEVQTDSLNAQLTNLTMKKDNLMKTISQLQGEIIKKEQERQTANNISVTVGS, encoded by the exons ATGAAGGCTTGGGACGAGGCCCAGAGGAAGGAGCAAGCCAAACAGAATGCAGAAACGATGAGGAAACTCAGAGCCAGACGCAACAAGAAACAGCGGGCAGAACTTGCCAAGATAGAACAGGCGCACAGCAATGCTGACGAGGTCTCCTCCAGACAAGAACTTGATCAGTTGAACATCATTCAAGCTAAAA GTGCTGCTGACCTGAACAGATCAAACAATGACTCCCTGCGTCCCGATGATCCAGCACTCTGGAACAAGAAGGATGAGAGCAAAGATGGTCTTGAGGGCGGTGTTCCAAGGGGCGTCAGCGATGACTGGATGACCACGCTGATGAATTCGCCCCTCTATCAGCAACTGGTGGAGATGGAAGAAATGCTGAAGAGGAACGCTGGAGATGGAGCCATAGGATCAGGCGTCTATG GTTCCATAAATGACCCATTCCTTGACATCAAGGATGCGCAATGGATGTGCCACGGAGAGTTGACACCACTTGACATCAACGGCATCACGCCAAGCCAGTTTGTCATCTACCGCTTCGGCGTCTTCCTTCTACGCATGCTGCGACACCTCGTGAGGACCCCTGAAGTCACGCTTTTGCTGGCGTCCAATCTCCCTCCAAACAACTACGACAGGAACATGTTCAGGAACTCTTTCTTCTATCAGCACGCCCAGAACATCCTGTTCGTCAGGCAAGAGAGGCTGGAGTCTGTCGGCGAGTTTATCATGGTAGTCCTCCACTGCATCGCGCACATTAAAGTCGGTGATCTGACAGATGATAGAAACCCACTTTTCCTCAGAGAATTCTTCAAG TTGATGAACATCGTGTGCCAGGATATGTTCTTCTCAAGGTCACGCACAACTCCTGCCGCCAGTCACCTGACTGgtttacctttgacctcgagCAAGACTGCCCTGGAGACGGCATTCAGGCACACCAAGTCGTCCGACGACAAGGCCAACGTGGTTGGAGAGTTGGTCAATGTCAAGGTCCAAGTACCTTCACAGGGAGAATTTGGCTCCTCA AACATCAGTGAACGTACTGCAGACTTCCAGCAGCAGACAACCAATGCCAGGCTGAGGGAGTTCCTGGCCAATCATGGTGGCGCTAAGATGTCAGGTGACTATGTCGCAGGGCGAATCGGTGAATTGAAAGGCGAACAACCAAAGGAAGGGCCAACAAAGAG ACCACCTGTCAAGAAAAGATCCTCAGGGCTGAAGAGCCCCAAGGAACTACTCACCATGCAGATCAACCAGATGGAGTCTCAACTGGACAACCTAAACACCCAGGTGGCCAAAGTGCTGTCCGACATCCAATCAGTGAGCGAGGGCATCTCCCGAGCGGAGACCACGCCCGAGGTGCAGACCGACTCGCTGAACGCACAGCTGACCAACTTGACCATGAAGAAGGACAATTTGATGAAGACAATCTCTCAGCTGCAGggagaaatcatcaagaaagaaCAGGAACGACAGACTGCAAATAATATTTCAGTAACGGTAGGGAGCTGA